TCTTCAACCCTGCAGATGTAACCGCTTTGACAACGTTGATTCACTCTGGTTTGAAGCCAAGTCAGTTGACATCTCTTGCTGCTCTCGACTCAACTCGCTTGCAGCAGGCACTTGCAGAGGAGTTCGGTGTACAGCAGGATAAGGTTACCGGCGCACACACTTATGGCGGTCACGGTGAGCAGATGGCTGTATTTGCTTCTCAAGTAAAGGTAGATGGCAAGCCATTGGCAGAGATGAAGCTTTCTGATGAGCGTTGGGAAGAGATTAAACATCACACAGTTCAGGGCGGTTCTAACATCATTAAGCTCCGTGGTCGCAGCTCTTTCCAGAGTCCGGCATATAATGCTGTGAAGATGATTGAGGCAGCTATGGGTGGCGAGAAGTTCACTTTGCCGGCTGGTTGCTATGTTTGCAACGACAAGCTTGGCTTTAAGAATGTCATGATGGCAATGCCGACAACGATTGACAAGACCGGTGTTCACTTCACAGAACCTACGGGAACCAAGGAAGAAATGGACGGTTTGCAGAAGTCTTACGAGCATCTTT
The nucleotide sequence above comes from Segatella oris. Encoded proteins:
- a CDS encoding malate dehydrogenase — its product is MKYLTNDKLVIVGAGGMIGSNMVQSVLMLGLTPNICLYDIFEPGVHGVYDEMAQCAFPGANLCYTTDPEKAFTGAKYIISSGGAPRKEGMTREDLLKGNCKIAAEFGDNIKKYCPNVEHVVVIFNPADVTALTTLIHSGLKPSQLTSLAALDSTRLQQALAEEFGVQQDKVTGAHTYGGHGEQMAVFASQVKVDGKPLAEMKLSDERWEEIKHHTVQGGSNIIKLRGRSSFQSPAYNAVKMIEAAMGGEKFTLPAGCYVCNDKLGFKNVMMAMPTTIDKTGVHFTEPTGTKEEMDGLQKSYEHLCKMRDEIVELGIVPSVDKWKEMNPNL